The Anoxybacillus flavithermus genome has a segment encoding these proteins:
- a CDS encoding flagellar biosynthesis protein FlhB produces MSWLSVDLQFFAGEKTEKATPRKRQEVRKKGQVAKSADVTAAFLMLIVFLVLSFSSGMWGDAITRLFRQSFQHYFFMDVTIDSVQLIFVDLLQQLALLVGPIFLAAIAAALFANFVQVGFLFTTEPLQMKLSKLDPIQGFKRIFSLRALVELLKSILKVLFISVVTFSILWMHIDDILSLSHKSIGAIAATLGRLTIQMGLVASVALLFLSLFDYLYQRYDFEKNIRMSKQDIKDEYKKTEGDPLIKSRIKQKQREMAMRRMMQEVPKADVVITNPTHFAVALKYDEQQADAPIVVAKGADYMAQKIKDIAKKNDVMIVENRPLARALYDQTDIGMVIPEAFFKAVAEILAYVYKTKNKL; encoded by the coding sequence GTGAGCTGGTTGTCGGTCGATCTGCAGTTTTTTGCAGGAGAAAAAACAGAAAAAGCGACGCCAAGAAAACGGCAAGAAGTTCGTAAAAAGGGACAAGTAGCAAAAAGTGCAGATGTGACAGCTGCCTTTTTAATGCTTATCGTTTTTCTCGTCCTCTCTTTTTCTTCCGGTATGTGGGGAGATGCAATTACTCGGCTATTTCGCCAGTCGTTTCAACATTATTTTTTCATGGATGTGACGATCGATTCTGTACAGCTCATTTTCGTTGATCTCCTACAACAGCTTGCTTTGCTCGTTGGACCTATTTTTTTAGCGGCAATTGCGGCGGCGTTATTTGCTAATTTTGTGCAAGTTGGTTTTTTATTCACAACGGAACCGTTGCAAATGAAGTTAAGTAAACTTGACCCGATTCAAGGGTTTAAGCGCATCTTTTCGCTCCGCGCCCTTGTAGAATTGCTCAAATCGATTTTAAAAGTATTGTTTATTAGTGTTGTTACATTTTCTATTTTATGGATGCACATCGATGATATTTTATCGTTATCGCATAAATCGATTGGGGCCATTGCCGCGACGCTTGGACGTTTAACGATTCAAATGGGGCTTGTTGCTTCTGTCGCTTTACTATTTCTTTCGCTATTCGATTATTTGTATCAACGGTATGATTTTGAAAAAAATATTCGTATGTCAAAACAAGATATTAAAGACGAATACAAAAAGACAGAAGGAGACCCGTTAATTAAATCACGCATTAAGCAAAAGCAACGAGAAATGGCGATGCGCCGCATGATGCAAGAAGTGCCGAAAGCAGATGTCGTCATTACAAACCCGACGCACTTTGCTGTGGCGTTAAAGTACGATGAACAGCAAGCAGACGCTCCGATCGTTGTTGCGAAAGGAGCAGATTATATGGCGCAAAAAATAAAAGATATCGCGAAAAAAAATGACGTCATGATCGTTGAAAATCGCCCGCTTGCACGTGCGTTATACGATCAAACAGATATCGGAATGGTCATTCCAGAAGCTTTTTTTAAAGCGGTAGCAGAAATTTTAGCGTACGTTTACAAAACGAAAAATAAACTTTAA
- a CDS encoding flagella biosynthesis protein FliZ produces MRYIRIIMLCAFVVLQAVSPAFAEQTNSVKECVEHPEKCKEQQTNEATQTAAVSEPAPITVWDFVKLIAATAFVIFLLYALLKWLNKQNRFYERKGLIQHLGGTSLGTNRTIQIVKVGRRVFVVGVGESIHLLKEITDEQEIEELLKQHEARLDSLLDTSVWKSLQSLLQRKTNEPRFRQLFDRELQQLVEKRKQAMRALEKERDSHE; encoded by the coding sequence TTGCGCTATATTCGCATCATCATGTTGTGCGCGTTCGTTGTTCTGCAAGCAGTTTCCCCTGCTTTTGCAGAACAAACGAATAGCGTAAAAGAATGTGTAGAACATCCAGAAAAGTGTAAAGAGCAACAAACAAATGAGGCAACTCAAACGGCAGCTGTTTCAGAACCAGCTCCCATTACCGTTTGGGATTTCGTCAAACTAATTGCAGCAACTGCTTTTGTTATATTTTTGTTATATGCGCTTTTAAAATGGTTAAATAAACAAAACCGATTTTATGAGCGAAAAGGGCTCATTCAACATTTAGGTGGGACAAGTTTAGGCACAAATCGAACGATTCAAATTGTGAAAGTCGGTCGGCGTGTGTTTGTTGTCGGCGTAGGTGAATCGATTCACTTATTAAAAGAAATTACGGATGAACAAGAAATTGAAGAGTTGCTTAAGCAACATGAAGCGCGCCTCGATTCATTGCTTGATACGAGCGTATGGAAATCATTGCAGTCGCTTTTACAGCGAAAAACAAACGAGCCTCGTTTTCGCCAATTGTTCGATCGAGAGTTACAACAGTTGGTTGAGAAGCGAAAACAAGCGATGAGAGCGCTGGAAAAAGAAAGGGATTCACATGAATGA
- a CDS encoding flagellar basal body-associated protein FliL codes for MLKMMLIIMGVITLVSVVALVVVMKFMGNNEPKEPTVDEIVASSFDVPEIMTNLMDGSFIKIAFKIQTDSEKAKEEAEKRDFQIKNIIIEELSEMTAEQFKGKQGKLLLEKKLRERINELMQEGKVEKIYITSFILQ; via the coding sequence ATGTTAAAAATGATGCTAATTATTATGGGAGTGATTACGCTTGTTAGCGTCGTTGCCCTTGTTGTTGTCATGAAATTTATGGGCAATAATGAGCCAAAAGAACCGACAGTTGACGAGATTGTTGCGAGTTCATTTGATGTACCTGAAATTATGACCAATTTAATGGATGGTAGCTTTATTAAAATCGCGTTTAAAATTCAAACAGACAGCGAAAAGGCGAAGGAAGAAGCGGAAAAACGCGATTTTCAAATTAAAAATATCATCATTGAAGAACTATCCGAAATGACGGCGGAACAGTTTAAAGGAAAACAAGGAAAACTGCTTCTAGAGAAAAAATTGCGTGAACGCATCAATGAGCTTATGCAAGAAGGGAAAGTTGAGAAAATTTATATAACCTCCTTTATTCTCCAGTAA
- a CDS encoding flagellar motor switch phosphatase FliY, with translation MMSDDMLSQDEIDALLRGIDEDPMPSSTMSIDEVLTPIEQDALGEIGNISFGSSATALSMLLNQKVEITTPNVSLVERAKVAEEFPHPYVAIQVSYTEGFLGTNLLVIKQSDAAIIADLMMGGDGTNPPAFMDEIQLSAVQEAMNQMMGSAATSMSTIFSKKVDISPPSLHLLDLKEGEGFEYLPPDDVLVKVSFRLKVGNLIDSNIMQLLPIHFAKELVENLLNPSSTKTETSATINTNEPHQTASSAQTKPAPSSAQQTQKEAPQHFGTGAVQQPVNVQPVAFASFEPAPLPEAESRNLDMLLDIPLQVTVELGRTKRSVQDILSLSSGSIIELDKLAGEPVDILVNNKLIAKGEVVVIDENFGVRVTSIISQSDRLNKLR, from the coding sequence ATGATGAGTGACGATATGTTATCTCAAGATGAGATTGATGCGTTGTTGCGAGGAATTGACGAAGACCCGATGCCGTCTAGCACAATGTCGATCGATGAAGTATTAACACCAATCGAGCAAGATGCGCTTGGTGAAATTGGAAATATTTCGTTTGGTAGTTCAGCGACAGCGTTATCGATGTTATTAAATCAAAAAGTTGAAATTACAACGCCGAACGTTTCTCTTGTTGAACGGGCGAAGGTGGCAGAAGAGTTTCCACATCCATATGTCGCTATTCAAGTGAGTTATACGGAAGGATTTTTAGGAACAAATTTGTTGGTCATTAAACAGTCTGACGCGGCGATCATTGCTGATTTAATGATGGGGGGGGATGGTACGAATCCGCCTGCCTTTATGGATGAAATTCAACTCAGTGCTGTACAAGAAGCGATGAACCAAATGATGGGTTCGGCTGCGACATCGATGTCGACGATCTTTAGTAAAAAAGTCGATATTTCGCCACCAAGTTTACATTTACTTGACTTAAAAGAAGGGGAAGGATTTGAATATTTACCCCCGGATGATGTGCTTGTAAAAGTGTCGTTCCGTTTAAAAGTAGGCAACTTAATTGATTCGAATATTATGCAACTGTTGCCAATTCATTTTGCAAAAGAATTAGTCGAAAATTTATTAAATCCGTCTAGTACAAAGACCGAAACATCAGCTACAATAAATACGAACGAGCCACATCAAACCGCGTCATCCGCACAGACGAAACCAGCGCCTTCATCGGCTCAACAAACGCAAAAAGAAGCTCCTCAACATTTTGGGACGGGAGCGGTGCAGCAGCCTGTCAACGTCCAGCCTGTTGCTTTTGCAAGTTTTGAACCAGCGCCATTGCCAGAAGCGGAATCACGCAATCTTGATATGTTGCTTGATATTCCGCTACAGGTGACGGTGGAACTCGGGCGAACGAAGCGCTCTGTGCAAGATATTTTAAGTTTATCATCAGGCTCCATCATTGAACTTGATAAGCTGGCTGGTGAACCGGTTGACATTTTAGTCAATAACAAATTGATCGCGAAAGGTGAAGTTGTCGTCATCGATGAAAATTTCGGCGTGCGTGTGACGAGCATTATTAGCCAAAGCGATCGGTTAAACAAATTACGATAA
- a CDS encoding flagellar biosynthesis protein FlhA, translated as MSARDLSVLIMVVLIVAMLIIPLPSWLLSVLIIMNISLALLVLLTSMNMREPLQFSIFPSLLLLLTLFRLGLNVSTTRSILSKGEAGGVVETFGTFVIGGNVVVGFVVFLILIIIQFVVITKGAERVSEVAARFTLDAMPGKQMSIDADLNAGIISEQQARERREKIAQEADFYGAMDGASKFVKGDAIAGIIIVLINMLFGIVIGMVQQGMDIGEAARRYTLLTVGDGIVSQIPALLISTATGIVVTRAASDDNLGADIMRQLFAYPKMLYVTAGTIFLLGLFTPINDLLTIPIASLLAFGAYQFTKQADAPEATTEETEEEIEMDQMKSPESVVSLLSVDPIEFEFGYGLIPLADANQGGDLLDRIVMIRRQLALELGIVIPVVRIRDNIQLQPNEYRLKIKGNEVARGELLLDHYLAMSPGIDDDAIEGIDTVEPAFGLPAKWISEEMKERAEMFGYTVVDPPSVVSTHITELLKAHAHELLGRQETKQLIDHVKESYPILVEEVTPNPLSVGDIQKVLANLLREKVSIRNLPVIFETLADFGRMTTDPDLLTEYVRQALARQITSQYVVEGQPLRVITLSGKVEKMIAEGVQQTEHGNYLALDPVVSQAIVEAIAMQIEQFPFQDQTPILLCSPAVRMYVRQLTERYFRHVPVLSYNELEANVEVQSVGVVNVE; from the coding sequence ATGTCGGCAAGGGACTTATCTGTATTAATTATGGTTGTATTAATTGTAGCGATGCTCATCATTCCTCTACCATCATGGTTGCTTAGTGTCCTCATTATTATGAACATTTCTCTTGCGTTGCTCGTTCTCTTAACGTCGATGAATATGCGCGAACCGCTCCAATTTTCGATCTTCCCTTCGCTTCTTCTTTTGCTTACCTTATTTCGCCTCGGTTTAAACGTTTCAACGACTCGCTCGATTTTAAGCAAAGGAGAAGCAGGAGGAGTTGTTGAAACGTTCGGAACGTTTGTCATTGGTGGTAATGTTGTTGTCGGATTCGTCGTGTTTTTAATTTTAATTATTATCCAATTCGTTGTTATCACAAAAGGGGCAGAGCGCGTATCAGAAGTGGCTGCACGTTTTACGCTTGATGCGATGCCAGGAAAACAAATGAGCATCGATGCCGATTTAAATGCTGGCATCATTTCCGAACAACAAGCGAGAGAACGACGCGAAAAAATCGCACAAGAAGCGGATTTTTATGGAGCGATGGACGGAGCAAGTAAATTCGTGAAAGGTGATGCCATCGCAGGAATTATCATCGTATTAATCAATATGTTATTTGGTATCGTCATTGGCATGGTACAGCAAGGCATGGATATTGGCGAGGCAGCGAGACGATATACGTTGCTAACAGTAGGGGATGGAATTGTGAGCCAAATTCCAGCGCTATTAATTTCAACTGCAACAGGGATTGTCGTTACGCGCGCCGCTTCGGACGACAACTTAGGCGCCGATATTATGCGGCAATTGTTTGCGTACCCAAAAATGTTATACGTGACAGCAGGGACGATTTTTTTACTTGGGCTATTTACCCCAATTAATGATTTGTTAACAATTCCGATTGCTTCGTTGCTCGCTTTTGGGGCATACCAATTTACAAAACAAGCCGATGCGCCTGAAGCAACAACGGAAGAGACTGAAGAAGAAATCGAAATGGATCAAATGAAAAGTCCAGAAAGTGTCGTCAGTTTGCTTAGCGTTGATCCGATTGAGTTTGAATTTGGGTACGGATTAATACCGCTTGCTGATGCGAATCAAGGTGGAGATTTACTAGACCGCATCGTCATGATTCGTCGGCAGCTCGCTTTAGAGCTCGGCATCGTTATTCCCGTTGTTCGCATTCGCGATAACATTCAGCTGCAGCCAAATGAGTACCGATTAAAAATTAAAGGCAATGAAGTGGCGCGTGGGGAGTTGTTACTTGATCATTATTTAGCGATGAGCCCTGGCATTGATGACGATGCCATTGAGGGAATTGATACAGTAGAGCCAGCGTTCGGATTACCAGCGAAATGGATTTCCGAAGAGATGAAAGAACGAGCAGAAATGTTTGGCTATACGGTCGTTGACCCACCATCTGTTGTATCTACGCATATTACTGAACTGTTGAAGGCGCACGCACATGAATTGCTCGGCCGTCAAGAAACGAAACAGTTAATCGACCATGTGAAAGAGTCGTATCCGATTTTAGTGGAAGAAGTGACGCCAAATCCGTTATCCGTTGGCGATATTCAAAAAGTGCTTGCGAACTTATTACGTGAAAAAGTATCAATTCGCAATTTGCCGGTTATTTTTGAAACGCTTGCGGATTTTGGACGAATGACGACAGATCCAGATCTTTTAACAGAATACGTTCGTCAAGCGCTCGCCCGTCAAATTACGAGTCAATACGTTGTTGAAGGACAGCCGTTACGGGTAATTACATTATCAGGAAAAGTAGAGAAAATGATTGCCGAAGGTGTGCAACAAACGGAACACGGCAATTATTTAGCGCTTGATCCGGTCGTCTCGCAAGCGATCGTTGAAGCGATTGCGATGCAAATCGAACAATTTCCGTTTCAAGATCAAACGCCAATTTTACTTTGTTCTCCAGCTGTGCGCATGTATGTGAGACAATTGACCGAACGATATTTCCGTCACGTTCCAGTATTGTCGTATAATGAACTCGAAGCAAATGTTGAAGTTCAAAGTGTTGGGGTGGTGAATGTGGAATGA
- a CDS encoding flagellar biosynthesis protein FlhF has translation MKVKKFVASSMPEAMKMIRAELGNDAVILNSKVVQKKGFLGLFSRKNIEVIAAVDPKPATPPVQKIKEKRKERTESMRDEQLLKEIHELKATIRQLSQGGGVEHYPTPLKAIDGHLIDQEISDDVRAMLMSTLLQRWYTSEKNATYDEVKQWLHEEIVRALSSLSFGGISFQKKFINVVGPTGVGKTTTLAKMAADCVIKHRKKVAFITTDTYRIAAIDQLKTYAKILNVPLEVCYNLDDFRKAKEKLASYDIVFIDTAGRNFRNAQYVNDLKEMIDFNEEMETFLVLSLTAKWRDMKDIYTQFSLIPIHKFIFTKVDETSRHGAMLNMMIQCRIGAAYMTHGQNVPDDIVEATPQLVANMVTGVELQ, from the coding sequence ATGAAAGTAAAAAAGTTTGTCGCTTCGTCTATGCCAGAAGCGATGAAAATGATTCGAGCGGAACTTGGCAATGACGCCGTCATTTTAAATTCGAAAGTCGTGCAAAAAAAAGGATTTCTTGGGCTGTTTTCCCGAAAAAACATTGAAGTGATTGCTGCTGTTGATCCAAAACCAGCCACTCCGCCCGTTCAAAAAATAAAAGAAAAGCGAAAAGAGCGCACAGAATCGATGCGTGATGAACAGTTATTAAAGGAAATCCATGAATTAAAAGCAACGATTCGTCAATTATCGCAAGGAGGAGGAGTTGAACATTATCCTACTCCATTAAAAGCAATCGATGGGCATTTAATCGACCAAGAAATAAGCGACGATGTGCGAGCGATGCTTATGTCCACGTTGTTGCAGCGTTGGTATACATCGGAAAAAAACGCCACATATGACGAGGTGAAGCAATGGCTTCATGAAGAAATCGTTCGTGCATTATCTTCGCTTTCGTTTGGGGGAATTTCGTTTCAAAAAAAATTTATTAACGTTGTTGGACCAACGGGGGTTGGCAAAACGACGACGCTTGCGAAAATGGCTGCTGATTGCGTCATTAAACACCGAAAAAAAGTCGCATTTATTACGACAGATACGTATCGCATTGCCGCCATTGATCAGTTGAAAACGTATGCAAAAATTTTAAACGTTCCTCTTGAAGTATGTTACAATCTCGACGATTTTCGTAAAGCGAAAGAGAAGCTAGCATCGTATGACATTGTATTTATTGATACGGCAGGACGAAATTTTCGCAACGCTCAATATGTAAATGATTTAAAAGAAATGATCGACTTTAATGAGGAAATGGAAACGTTTCTTGTATTATCACTCACAGCAAAATGGAGAGATATGAAAGACATTTATACACAGTTTTCACTCATTCCGATTCATAAATTTATTTTTACAAAAGTAGATGAAACAAGCCGACATGGTGCGATGTTAAATATGATGATTCAATGCCGTATCGGCGCAGCTTACATGACGCACGGACAAAACGTGCCCGATGATATTGTTGAAGCCACTCCACAGCTTGTTGCAAATATGGTTACCGGGGTCGAGCTACAATGA
- a CDS encoding response regulator — translation MARILIVDDAAFMRMMIKDILTKNGHEVVAEAADGAQAVEKYKEFRPDLVTMDITMPEMDGITALKEIKKIDSNAKVIMCSAMGQQAMVIDAIQAGAKDFIVKPFQADRVIEAINKTLG, via the coding sequence ATGGCGAGAATTTTAATTGTTGATGATGCAGCATTTATGAGAATGATGATTAAAGATATTTTAACGAAAAACGGGCACGAAGTTGTTGCGGAAGCAGCTGATGGAGCGCAAGCGGTCGAAAAATATAAAGAGTTTCGCCCAGACTTAGTTACAATGGACATTACGATGCCAGAGATGGATGGCATTACGGCGTTGAAAGAAATTAAAAAAATTGATAGCAACGCAAAAGTCATTATGTGTTCAGCCATGGGGCAACAAGCGATGGTGATCGATGCGATTCAAGCAGGAGCAAAAGATTTTATTGTCAAACCGTTCCAAGCAGATCGCGTCATTGAAGCAATTAATAAAACGCTCGGTTAG
- a CDS encoding flagellar biosynthetic protein FliP, translating into MNEVMQFFNNSAPENVATSVKLLLLLTVLSIAPSILIMVTSFTRIVIVLSFVRTALGTQQMPPNQVMIGLSLFLTFFIMAPTFQQINRDALQPLFDEKINLEQAYERAEAPLKEFMSKHTRQKDLALFLSYAGAEQPKTVQDIPMSALVPAFAISELKTAFQIGFMLFIPFLVIDMIVASVLMSMGMMMLPPVMISLPFKILLFVLVDGWYLVVKSLLESF; encoded by the coding sequence ATGAATGAAGTGATGCAGTTTTTTAATAATAGTGCGCCCGAAAACGTAGCGACATCTGTGAAGCTGTTATTGTTGCTGACGGTCTTATCGATTGCGCCAAGCATTTTAATTATGGTGACGTCGTTTACGCGTATCGTGATCGTCTTATCGTTTGTCAGAACAGCCCTCGGCACGCAACAAATGCCGCCGAACCAAGTCATGATCGGGCTATCTTTATTTTTAACATTTTTTATTATGGCACCGACGTTTCAACAAATTAATCGTGACGCCTTGCAGCCGCTGTTTGATGAAAAAATTAATTTAGAGCAAGCATATGAACGAGCCGAAGCACCATTAAAAGAGTTCATGAGCAAACATACGCGACAAAAAGATTTAGCTTTATTTTTAAGCTACGCAGGGGCTGAACAGCCAAAAACGGTACAAGATATCCCGATGTCAGCGCTCGTCCCTGCTTTTGCGATTAGCGAATTAAAAACAGCGTTTCAAATCGGTTTTATGCTATTCATTCCGTTTTTAGTCATTGATATGATTGTGGCAAGCGTATTAATGTCGATGGGAATGATGATGTTACCGCCGGTCATGATTTCGTTACCGTTTAAAATTTTACTGTTTGTTCTTGTGGACGGTTGGTATTTAGTCGTGAAGTCACTATTAGAAAGCTTTTAA
- a CDS encoding cobyrinic acid a,c-diamide synthase → MMRDQAESLRLRVKKMQHGTETKTIAVLSGKGGVGKSNVSLNFSLALRQRGKHVLLFDMDIGMGNIDILLGQSSSYTMIDIFRPNVTIHDIIKTGPEQLSFIAGGTGFTEIFHMDEQKVEYFIEQLQLVSEQYDYLIFDMGAGMSEDRLQLLKAVDDIFIVTTPEPTALTDAYATMKYIHLADPQLPIYVLVNRARSDKEGVETVQRLKQVAKRFLGKELHALGYVPEDRTVSNAVIRQTPFLLFDPSAKASKALMQMTDRYLANGEHEEQKKRPFHFFAKLRQYFLER, encoded by the coding sequence ATGATGAGAGATCAAGCGGAAAGCTTACGTTTACGCGTGAAAAAAATGCAGCACGGAACAGAAACGAAAACGATTGCTGTATTAAGCGGCAAAGGCGGAGTTGGAAAGTCGAACGTTTCGCTAAACTTTTCATTAGCGTTACGCCAACGTGGAAAACATGTGTTGCTGTTTGATATGGATATTGGTATGGGGAATATCGATATTTTACTAGGACAATCGTCATCTTATACAATGATCGATATTTTTCGTCCAAACGTCACCATTCATGATATTATAAAGACAGGACCTGAACAGTTATCTTTCATTGCTGGTGGAACAGGATTCACAGAAATTTTTCATATGGACGAACAAAAAGTCGAGTATTTTATTGAACAATTGCAACTCGTTTCCGAGCAATACGATTATCTTATTTTCGATATGGGAGCAGGGATGTCCGAAGATCGTCTGCAGCTGCTCAAAGCGGTTGATGATATTTTTATCGTAACAACTCCGGAACCGACTGCTTTGACAGATGCATATGCAACGATGAAATATATTCACTTAGCAGATCCGCAACTCCCGATTTATGTGTTAGTCAATCGCGCACGCTCGGATAAAGAAGGAGTAGAGACAGTACAGCGTTTAAAACAAGTGGCAAAACGTTTTTTAGGAAAAGAATTACACGCATTAGGATATGTACCTGAAGACCGAACGGTAAGTAACGCTGTCATTCGTCAAACACCTTTCCTTTTATTTGATCCGAGTGCAAAAGCAAGCAAGGCGCTTATGCAAATGACCGATCGCTACTTAGCGAACGGGGAACACGAGGAGCAAAAGAAACGTCCGTTTCACTTTTTTGCAAAGCTTCGTCAATACTTTTTGGAAAGGTAG
- a CDS encoding flagellar motor switch protein FliM: protein MSGEVLSQSEIDALLAALSAGEMDADELKKEEAEKKVKVYDFKRALRFSKDQIRSLTRMHENFARLLTTFFSAQLRTYVQISVASADQLPYEEFIRSIPKMTILTVFEVPPLDGRVLLEVNPNIAYAMLDRVLGGRGVSLNKIENLTEIETKIMSNLFEKAFSNLREAWESVADIDPMLTDFEVNPQFLQMVSPNETVVVISLNTQIGDTSGMINICIPHVVLEPIIPKLSVHYWMQTQKKAREPEEVATLQKRLKQTKVPMIAELGTSTISIQEFLQLSVGDVIQLDQTVRDPLVIKVGDVPKFIGQPGKMNKRLAIQILDVIKGEDGDDE, encoded by the coding sequence GTGTCAGGAGAAGTTTTATCACAAAGTGAAATAGATGCCTTGCTTGCTGCGCTTTCTGCTGGAGAGATGGACGCGGATGAGTTAAAAAAAGAAGAAGCAGAGAAAAAAGTGAAAGTATATGATTTTAAACGGGCGTTGCGCTTTTCAAAAGATCAAATTCGCAGTTTAACCCGCATGCATGAAAACTTTGCTCGGCTATTAACGACGTTTTTTTCCGCACAACTACGTACGTATGTGCAAATTTCTGTCGCATCAGCCGATCAGTTGCCATACGAAGAATTTATTCGCTCTATTCCAAAAATGACGATTTTAACGGTGTTTGAAGTTCCACCTTTGGATGGACGCGTGCTGTTAGAAGTCAACCCAAACATCGCCTATGCGATGCTTGACCGCGTATTGGGAGGCAGAGGTGTCAGCTTAAATAAAATTGAAAATTTAACCGAAATTGAAACGAAAATTATGTCGAATTTGTTTGAAAAAGCGTTTAGCAATTTGCGAGAAGCGTGGGAGTCCGTCGCAGACATCGACCCGATGCTGACAGATTTCGAAGTCAATCCACAATTTTTACAAATGGTATCACCAAATGAGACGGTTGTCGTTATTTCGTTAAATACACAAATTGGTGATACGAGCGGAATGATTAACATTTGTATTCCGCACGTTGTGTTAGAACCAATCATTCCGAAATTATCTGTTCATTATTGGATGCAAACACAAAAAAAGGCGCGTGAACCGGAAGAAGTGGCGACGTTGCAAAAGCGATTAAAGCAAACGAAAGTGCCAATGATCGCAGAGCTCGGTACATCAACGATCTCCATTCAAGAATTTTTGCAACTCTCTGTTGGTGATGTCATTCAACTCGATCAAACGGTACGTGATCCACTCGTGATTAAAGTAGGAGATGTGCCGAAATTTATCGGGCAGCCAGGAAAAATGAATAAACGATTAGCTATACAAATTTTAGATGTGATAAAGGGGGAAGACGGCGATGATGAGTGA
- a CDS encoding flagellar biosynthetic protein FliQ: MSPDFVIQVAERGVYMVLVICGPLMLLALAVGLLISILQATTQIQEQTLAFVPKIVAVLLGLVFFGPWMLSRMVSYAYNIFSNLSKFVG, translated from the coding sequence ATGAGTCCCGATTTTGTCATTCAAGTTGCGGAACGCGGCGTGTATATGGTGCTAGTCATATGCGGTCCGCTCATGTTGCTTGCGCTTGCGGTCGGACTATTGATTAGCATTTTGCAAGCGACGACGCAAATTCAAGAACAAACGTTAGCGTTTGTTCCTAAAATTGTTGCCGTGTTACTCGGTCTCGTTTTTTTCGGACCGTGGATGCTTTCGCGCATGGTGTCATATGCATACAATATTTTTAGCAACTTAAGTAAATTTGTAGGATGA
- a CDS encoding flagellar biosynthetic protein FliR yields the protein MELYTYVPTFLLIFARVASFFVTMPLFSYRNVPNVHKIGFAFFISWLMFFSLDPKPLDIDGTYMMLLIKEVLVGLLIGLVAFIIMSAIQIAGGFIDFQMGFAIANVIDPQTGAQSPLMGQYLYTIALFFLLAVNGHHMLLDGIFYSYQFIPLDHLVSFGNEQIAEQVVRLFQAMFVIALQMAIPIVGCLFLVDVALGIVARTVPQMNIFVIGLPVKIIVSFVLFVIVFSSMFAVTKQLFEFAFISMRGMMKLLGGA from the coding sequence ATGGAGCTATACACGTATGTACCAACTTTTTTACTTATTTTTGCGCGCGTCGCTTCATTCTTTGTGACGATGCCGCTTTTCTCATATCGAAACGTGCCAAACGTTCATAAAATCGGTTTTGCGTTTTTTATTAGTTGGCTCATGTTTTTTTCGCTTGATCCAAAGCCATTGGATATTGACGGGACGTATATGATGTTGTTAATTAAAGAAGTACTTGTCGGGTTATTGATTGGGCTTGTTGCATTTATCATTATGTCGGCTATTCAAATTGCGGGCGGATTCATCGATTTTCAAATGGGGTTTGCGATTGCAAACGTCATCGATCCGCAAACAGGTGCCCAAAGCCCATTAATGGGACAATATTTATACACGATCGCTTTGTTTTTTTTACTCGCCGTCAATGGACATCATATGTTGTTAGACGGTATTTTTTATAGCTATCAATTCATTCCGCTCGATCATCTCGTTTCGTTCGGAAATGAACAAATCGCAGAACAAGTTGTTCGTTTATTTCAAGCGATGTTCGTCATTGCTTTACAAATGGCTATTCCGATTGTTGGATGTTTGTTTTTAGTCGACGTAGCACTTGGTATTGTCGCGCGAACTGTCCCACAAATGAACATTTTTGTAATCGGTCTTCCCGTAAAAATTATCGTTAGTTTTGTGCTGTTTGTCATCGTATTTTCAAGTATGTTTGCCGTCACAAAGCAATTGTTTGAATTCGCTTTTATTTCGATGCGCGGCATGATGAAATTGTTAGGAGGGGCGTAG